From the Psychrobacillus sp. FSL K6-4046 genome, one window contains:
- a CDS encoding TIGR01212 family radical SAM protein (This family includes YhcC from E. coli K-12, an uncharacterized radical SAM protein.) — protein sequence MNNNFPFPSDGKRYFTWNRYLRDTFDMKIFKVALDAGFDCPNRDGTVAYGGCTFCSVAGSGDFAGDKVDPIPVQFEKIRDKMHEKWKKGKYIAYFQAYTNTHAPLPVLKEKFEAALALEGVVGISIATRPDCLPDDVVEYLAELNERTFLWVELGLQTVHESTARLVNRAHDFNTYIEGVSKLRKHGIRICTHIINGLPLENREMMMETAREVAKLDVQGIKIHLLHLLKGTPMVKQYEKGMLEFMGRDEYIQLVADQLEVLPPEMIIHRITGDGPIDLMIGPMWSANKWEVLNGIDAELANRESYQGKLFTKTGELL from the coding sequence ATGAACAATAACTTTCCATTCCCTTCAGACGGGAAGAGATACTTTACATGGAACCGATATTTGCGTGATACCTTTGATATGAAAATTTTCAAGGTGGCGCTTGATGCAGGGTTTGATTGTCCAAATCGAGATGGCACGGTTGCTTATGGTGGATGTACATTTTGCAGTGTTGCTGGTAGTGGCGATTTTGCAGGTGACAAAGTAGATCCTATACCAGTGCAGTTTGAAAAAATTCGAGATAAAATGCATGAGAAATGGAAGAAAGGAAAATATATTGCTTACTTTCAGGCTTATACGAATACACATGCCCCCCTCCCTGTGTTAAAAGAAAAGTTTGAAGCTGCTCTGGCACTAGAAGGAGTTGTGGGGATTTCTATTGCGACTAGACCTGACTGTTTACCAGATGACGTAGTAGAATATTTGGCAGAGTTAAATGAACGGACATTTCTATGGGTTGAGCTCGGTCTACAGACAGTCCATGAGAGTACAGCAAGGCTAGTTAACAGAGCCCATGATTTTAATACTTATATAGAAGGAGTCTCTAAACTAAGAAAGCATGGTATCCGTATTTGTACTCACATTATAAATGGTTTGCCATTAGAAAATAGAGAGATGATGATGGAAACAGCCAGAGAGGTAGCTAAGCTAGATGTTCAAGGGATTAAGATTCACCTTCTGCACCTATTAAAAGGAACTCCTATGGTGAAGCAATATGAAAAAGGAATGTTAGAGTTTATGGGACGAGATGAATATATCCAGCTGGTAGCTGACCAATTAGAAGTTCTCCCGCCTGAGATGATCATTCATCGTATTACAGGAGATGGTCCTATTGATTTAATGATTGGGCCAATGTGGAGTGCCAACAAATGGGAAGTGTTGAATGGAATCGATGCTGAACTCGCTAATAGAGAAAGCTATCAAGGAAAACTATTTACGAAGACTGGTGAGTTATTATGA
- a CDS encoding MFS transporter, with protein sequence MPKAVWLLIIGMFINTLGNSFLWPLHTIYMHDYLGQSLTMAGLVLMLNAGTGVIGNLLGGFLFDRIGGYKSIVFGILLSILSLAALTVWHDWPEYVWLVAILGFSGGIIFPSMYAMVGNVWPEGGRKAFNAIYLAQNLGVAIGPALAGIVADHNINNIFGANLLAYVFFFVIARQFYGNMSNVSNHQASILGEEKKIKQMAPFYAMMIVTFGYMLTWIIYVQWTSTISTYVLDLGITLKQYSLLWTVNGILILVAQPLIKPIINRLEHKIKTQMILGLVIFMISFIVVAFAEDYTMFVTAMVILTFGEMFVWPAVPTIASQLAPKGREGFYQGIVNSMATVGRMIGPLIGGVLVEAHGTPVMILILASLIFISIITSLLYDIPLKKQAALNEKG encoded by the coding sequence ATGCCAAAAGCAGTCTGGCTTTTAATTATTGGAATGTTTATTAATACACTGGGGAATTCATTTTTATGGCCTTTACATACAATCTATATGCATGACTACCTTGGTCAATCGTTAACGATGGCGGGGTTAGTGTTGATGCTAAACGCTGGAACCGGTGTGATCGGTAATTTGTTAGGCGGGTTTTTATTTGACAGAATAGGCGGCTATAAATCTATAGTGTTTGGAATTCTGTTATCCATACTCTCGTTAGCAGCGCTAACCGTTTGGCATGATTGGCCAGAATATGTATGGCTAGTCGCTATTCTCGGGTTTAGTGGTGGTATCATCTTCCCAAGCATGTATGCGATGGTGGGGAATGTATGGCCGGAAGGTGGACGTAAAGCGTTTAATGCTATTTATTTAGCTCAAAACTTAGGTGTTGCCATTGGTCCAGCCTTAGCTGGAATAGTTGCAGATCATAATATAAATAATATTTTTGGAGCAAATCTACTCGCCTATGTGTTCTTTTTTGTTATCGCTCGTCAGTTCTATGGAAACATGTCTAACGTTTCAAACCATCAGGCCTCTATTTTAGGAGAAGAGAAGAAAATTAAACAAATGGCACCTTTTTATGCAATGATGATTGTAACATTTGGTTATATGCTTACTTGGATCATTTATGTTCAATGGACTTCGACTATATCAACCTATGTACTAGATTTAGGAATTACATTAAAGCAGTATAGTCTTTTATGGACGGTCAATGGGATACTGATCTTGGTTGCTCAGCCGCTTATTAAACCAATTATTAATCGTTTAGAACATAAGATAAAAACGCAGATGATTTTAGGGCTTGTCATATTTATGATTTCCTTTATAGTGGTAGCATTTGCGGAAGACTATACGATGTTTGTCACGGCGATGGTTATTCTAACTTTTGGGGAAATGTTCGTTTGGCCAGCAGTTCCAACTATTGCTAGCCAGCTGGCTCCAAAAGGCAGGGAAGGCTTCTACCAAGGCATTGTAAATAGTATGGCGACCGTGGGACGTATGATTGGACCATTAATAGGAGGAGTTTTAGTTGAAGCGCATGGCACTCCAGTCATGATATTAATTTTAGCCAGTCTAATATTTATTTCAATTATTACCAGCTTACTATACGATATACCATTAAAAAAACAAGCAGCCTTGAATGAGAAAGGTTAA